A section of the Larus michahellis chromosome 1, bLarMic1.1, whole genome shotgun sequence genome encodes:
- the ING1 gene encoding inhibitor of growth protein 1 isoform X1 encodes MKMLSPANGDQLHLVNYVEDYLDSIESMPFDLQRNVSLMREIDAKYQEILKDLDDYYEKFKRETDAVQKRRMLHCIQRALIRSQELGDEKIQIVSQMVELVENRTRQVDSHVELFETCQETNDTTGNSGKASQDKSKNETIAQAEKPNNKRSRRQRNNENRENASNNHDHDDITSGTPKEKKAKTSKKKKRSKAKAERETSPPDLPIDPNEPTYCLCNQVSYGEMIGCDNDECTIEWFHFSCVGLNHKPKGKWYCPKCRGENEKTMDKALEKSKKERAYNR; translated from the exons ATGAAAATGTTGAGTCCTGCAAACGGAGACCAGCTTCACCTAGTGAACTATGTGGAGGATTATCTGGACTCCATCGAGTCTATGCCCTTCGATCTGCAGAGAAATGTCTCCTTGATGAGGGAAATTGACGCCAAATATCAAG AGATTCTGAAGGACCTGGATGATTACTATGAAAAATTTAAACGAGAGACAGATGCCGTGCAGAAGAGAAGAATGTTGCACTGCATACAGAGAGCCTTGATTCGGAGTCAGGAACTGGGGGACGAGAAGATCCAAATTGTCAGTCAGATGGTGGAGCTCGTTGAGAACAGAACGAGGCAAGTGGACAGCCACGTGGAACTGTTTGAGACTTGTCAAGAGACTAATGATACCACTGGAAACAGCGGGAAGGCCAGCCAAGATAAGTCAAAGAATGAGACAATCGCGCAGGCTGAAAAGCCCAACAATAAGAGATCGAGGCGGCAAAGGAATAACGAGAATCGTGAGAATGCTTCAAATAATCATGATCACGATGACATCACCTCAGGAACaccaaaggagaagaaagcaaaaacgTCCAAGAAGAAGAAACGATCCAAGGCTAAAGCAGAGAGGGAAACTTCTCCCCCAGACCTTCCCATTGACCCTAACGAGCCAACATACTGCTTGTGCAACCAGGTCTCCTATGGAGAAATGATAGGATGCGATAACGACGAGTGCACCATCGAGTGGTTTCACTTTTCCTGCGTGGGACTCAATCATAAACCAAAGGGCAAATGGTACTGCCCCAAATGTAGAGGAGAAAACGAGAAAACTATGGACAAGGCGTTGGAGAAGTCTAAAAAAGAAAGGGCTTACAACAGGTAG
- the ING1 gene encoding inhibitor of growth protein 1 isoform X2: MLHCIQRALIRSQELGDEKIQIVSQMVELVENRTRQVDSHVELFETCQETNDTTGNSGKASQDKSKNETIAQAEKPNNKRSRRQRNNENRENASNNHDHDDITSGTPKEKKAKTSKKKKRSKAKAERETSPPDLPIDPNEPTYCLCNQVSYGEMIGCDNDECTIEWFHFSCVGLNHKPKGKWYCPKCRGENEKTMDKALEKSKKERAYNR; the protein is encoded by the coding sequence ATGTTGCACTGCATACAGAGAGCCTTGATTCGGAGTCAGGAACTGGGGGACGAGAAGATCCAAATTGTCAGTCAGATGGTGGAGCTCGTTGAGAACAGAACGAGGCAAGTGGACAGCCACGTGGAACTGTTTGAGACTTGTCAAGAGACTAATGATACCACTGGAAACAGCGGGAAGGCCAGCCAAGATAAGTCAAAGAATGAGACAATCGCGCAGGCTGAAAAGCCCAACAATAAGAGATCGAGGCGGCAAAGGAATAACGAGAATCGTGAGAATGCTTCAAATAATCATGATCACGATGACATCACCTCAGGAACaccaaaggagaagaaagcaaaaacgTCCAAGAAGAAGAAACGATCCAAGGCTAAAGCAGAGAGGGAAACTTCTCCCCCAGACCTTCCCATTGACCCTAACGAGCCAACATACTGCTTGTGCAACCAGGTCTCCTATGGAGAAATGATAGGATGCGATAACGACGAGTGCACCATCGAGTGGTTTCACTTTTCCTGCGTGGGACTCAATCATAAACCAAAGGGCAAATGGTACTGCCCCAAATGTAGAGGAGAAAACGAGAAAACTATGGACAAGGCGTTGGAGAAGTCTAAAAAAGAAAGGGCTTACAACAGGTAG